One region of Elusimicrobiota bacterium genomic DNA includes:
- a CDS encoding NAD-binding protein — protein MKDIKQRILTTFSALLILFTAGVIGYVLIEKWDFLDSLYMTVITLATIGYGEVHPLSQNGRIFTIFLILGGIGTMTYIFSSITALLIEGELKDVFRRIKMQNTLEHIKDHYIVCGATHAGISICEELSKTDRPFALIVLKEEEVRKFMDAGYCVVAGDASTDEALLKCSISKARGIFCALKNDKDNAFIALTARGLAQGIKIVTVQNENDPKMQEKLARSGADIVISPSHIGGLRMVSEMTRPATVQFLDSMMRGKSVNCRFEDIEAGAGANGKTLAAFKGADKAGALVVAVKSGADGGYEINPLPSRTIKKGEVLVALGTPEEVARLRELLG, from the coding sequence ATGAAAGACATAAAACAGAGGATCCTTACCACCTTCAGCGCCCTGCTGATTCTTTTCACGGCCGGCGTGATCGGGTACGTCCTAATTGAGAAATGGGATTTCCTCGACAGTTTGTACATGACGGTAATAACGCTGGCCACTATAGGTTACGGTGAGGTTCATCCGCTGTCCCAGAACGGCCGGATATTTACTATCTTTCTTATTCTGGGCGGCATAGGCACGATGACTTATATCTTTTCAAGCATCACGGCCCTCCTGATAGAGGGTGAGCTGAAGGATGTTTTCAGGAGAATAAAAATGCAAAACACGCTGGAACACATTAAAGATCATTACATTGTCTGCGGCGCCACGCACGCGGGGATAAGCATATGCGAGGAGTTATCCAAAACCGACCGGCCTTTTGCTCTGATCGTGCTGAAAGAGGAAGAGGTCAGGAAATTCATGGATGCGGGGTATTGCGTCGTGGCGGGAGACGCCTCCACCGACGAGGCTTTGCTTAAATGCTCAATCTCAAAAGCCAGGGGTATTTTTTGCGCCCTAAAAAATGATAAAGACAACGCCTTTATAGCGCTTACCGCCAGAGGGCTCGCCCAGGGTATAAAAATCGTTACCGTGCAGAACGAAAACGACCCTAAAATGCAGGAAAAACTGGCGCGCAGCGGCGCCGACATTGTGATAAGCCCCTCCCATATAGGGGGACTCCGCATGGTTTCGGAGATGACGCGCCCGGCCACAGTGCAGTTTTTGGACTCAATGATGCGCGGCAAAAGCGTCAATTGTCGTTTTGAGGATATTGAAGCCGGCGCCGGCGCCAACGGCAAAACACTTGCAGCCTTCAAGGGGGCCGACAAGGCGGGGGCGCTGGTTGTTGCCGTTAAAAGCGGGGCGGACGGAGGCTACGAGATAAATCCCCTGCCTTCAAGGACAATAAAAAAGGGCGAAGTGCTGGTGGCGCTTGGCACGCCGGAGGAAGTCGCGCGCCTGCGGGAACTGCTTGGCTGA
- a CDS encoding class I SAM-dependent methyltransferase — MKKTDSGLKTFWQQKAGHYPLPFERKTAARTARIVRMLENMGVDFNGRSLLDIGCGTGIYGLFLAGRASRVLGVDSSKTMLSKFRAQTGARKIKNAACLNASWQAFRAKHGESRFDIALASMSMAVRSRADVLRMERMAEEHCVYIGWAGKKKNAFMERIFAEHGLAYSSPDGGGKIIKVLKGLGRKPEIRLITDNWSWNGTCKEAMTDVLAHLKLNNARVRRQWLEEFIKTRVHNGRISHKILARKVLIVWRPPGPKNITR, encoded by the coding sequence ATGAAAAAAACCGATTCCGGTCTTAAAACCTTCTGGCAACAGAAGGCCGGGCATTACCCGCTCCCGTTTGAAAGAAAAACAGCGGCGCGCACAGCGCGCATAGTGCGTATGCTTGAAAACATGGGGGTCGATTTTAACGGCCGTTCGCTTCTTGACATCGGCTGCGGCACCGGTATTTACGGGCTTTTTCTGGCGGGCAGGGCCTCACGGGTTTTGGGCGTTGACTCATCCAAAACAATGTTGAGTAAATTCCGCGCCCAGACCGGCGCCCGTAAGATAAAAAACGCCGCCTGCCTGAACGCCTCCTGGCAGGCTTTCAGGGCGAAACACGGTGAATCCCGCTTTGACATAGCGCTTGCCTCCATGAGCATGGCTGTGCGAAGCCGGGCCGATGTGCTGCGCATGGAAAGAATGGCGGAGGAACACTGCGTTTATATCGGCTGGGCCGGGAAAAAGAAAAATGCATTCATGGAGCGTATTTTCGCGGAACACGGGCTTGCCTACAGCTCCCCCGACGGAGGGGGAAAAATCATAAAAGTCCTCAAAGGGCTTGGCAGAAAACCGGAAATAAGATTAATAACCGACAACTGGTCCTGGAACGGCACTTGCAAAGAGGCAATGACGGACGTTTTGGCGCATCTGAAATTAAACAACGCCCGGGTCAGGCGGCAGTGGCTTGAGGAATTCATAAAGACCCGTGTTCACAACGGGCGCATCTCCCACAAAATACTGGCCCGAAAAGTCCTGATCGTCTGGCGGCCGCCCGGCCCGAAAAATATCACCCGCTGA
- a CDS encoding DUF2914 domain-containing protein → MKKTITAASLFLLPVFSVFAQEAPKPQAPETPQAQQVAATEIKVEKIATAASVENREPVGETATFDKAAERVYTWTKITAANTPVTIKHVYYFGEKKECEVELSIKSSPYRVWSSKAVRPGNWKVDVTDETGKVLSTASFSVSPEKPAEPAKETAPAQPAGK, encoded by the coding sequence ATGAAAAAAACGATAACGGCAGCATCCCTGTTTCTGTTGCCGGTTTTCAGCGTTTTCGCCCAGGAAGCCCCAAAACCCCAGGCGCCGGAAACGCCCCAGGCGCAGCAAGTAGCTGCGACTGAAATTAAAGTCGAGAAAATAGCCACCGCGGCCTCGGTGGAGAACCGCGAACCGGTGGGTGAAACCGCGACTTTTGATAAGGCCGCGGAGAGGGTTTACACCTGGACTAAAATAACGGCGGCCAATACCCCTGTCACGATAAAACACGTCTACTACTTTGGAGAAAAGAAAGAATGTGAGGTCGAACTCTCCATAAAATCAAGCCCATACAGGGTATGGAGCAGCAAAGCCGTGCGGCCGGGCAACTGGAAAGTTGATGTAACCGACGAAACAGGCAAGGTGCTTTCAACAGCCTCCTTCTCCGTTTCACCGGAAAAACCGGCTGAACCGGCAAAGGAAACCGCCCCCGCGCAGCCCGCAGGCAAATAG
- a CDS encoding extracellular solute-binding protein translates to MFFADALALLPVMLFLCSCSRPKSPLDASTIILWEQEDAQVAPYIDSVLTAFQKLPENKAIRIVRTHYQTEDLRSQFQAASLAGVAPDLIMCPSDTAGLFAVSGFIRPVDGLIDASKYNKAVMQAITLDGKIWGVPVSNGNHLMFFFNRKYAKTAPKDTDELFKFCATDAKAYKLDFCMAFDMGEPFWLMPWLAAFGGWPIDNKTPTLDTPAMRSAINFYLDLKFTKKYAPPECDYNCMDSLFKEGKTAFIINGDWAISGYQQHFKKDFGLGLIPKVSSTGLWPAPMVSGKYFMISSGVKPEKLGIIQKLMEFYTNRENQIRQFKELQRLPALAEASKAPEITGTDVSRVSMEQISKGRPMSMATEMRAIWDSARNYLGLATSRKLSVEDATRKMQENAAEKITEMNR, encoded by the coding sequence ATGTTTTTCGCCGATGCGCTCGCATTGCTGCCGGTCATGCTGTTTTTGTGCTCCTGTTCAAGGCCGAAGTCCCCCCTTGACGCCTCCACCATAATACTTTGGGAGCAGGAAGACGCGCAGGTGGCCCCCTATATAGATTCTGTTTTAACCGCTTTTCAAAAGCTTCCGGAAAATAAAGCCATCCGGATAGTGCGGACCCATTATCAGACCGAGGACCTGCGCTCCCAGTTCCAGGCGGCCTCGCTCGCGGGCGTTGCGCCTGACCTTATCATGTGCCCTTCCGACACCGCCGGCCTTTTCGCCGTTTCAGGCTTCATCCGCCCGGTGGACGGCCTGATAGACGCCTCCAAATACAATAAGGCCGTGATGCAGGCCATCACCCTTGACGGCAAGATCTGGGGCGTGCCTGTTTCTAACGGCAACCACCTGATGTTTTTCTTCAACAGGAAGTACGCTAAGACCGCCCCCAAAGATACCGACGAGCTTTTTAAATTCTGCGCCACGGACGCCAAAGCCTACAAGCTGGACTTCTGCATGGCTTTTGACATGGGAGAGCCGTTCTGGCTTATGCCTTGGCTGGCGGCTTTCGGCGGCTGGCCTATAGACAACAAGACCCCGACGCTGGACACTCCCGCCATGCGCTCCGCCATCAACTTCTACCTGGACCTCAAATTCACTAAGAAATACGCCCCGCCGGAGTGCGATTACAACTGCATGGATTCGCTGTTCAAGGAAGGCAAGACCGCTTTTATTATAAACGGCGACTGGGCCATCTCTGGCTATCAGCAGCATTTCAAAAAAGATTTCGGCCTGGGGCTCATCCCGAAGGTTTCATCCACTGGGCTCTGGCCCGCCCCTATGGTCAGCGGCAAATATTTCATGATAAGCTCCGGCGTGAAGCCGGAGAAGCTTGGTATTATACAGAAACTTATGGAATTTTATACCAACCGCGAGAACCAGATAAGGCAGTTTAAAGAGCTTCAGCGCCTGCCGGCGCTCGCGGAAGCCTCAAAGGCGCCTGAGATAACCGGCACCGATGTCTCGCGTGTATCCATGGAACAGATCTCAAAAGGCAGGCCCATGTCCATGGCTACTGAAATGCGCGCTATTTGGGATTCGGCCAGGAATTACCTGGGCCTTGCCACCTCGAGGAAGCTGAGCGTTGAGGACGCGACCCGGAAGATGCAGGAAAACGCCGCGGAGAAAATAACGGAGATGAACAGATGA
- a CDS encoding sugar ABC transporter permease, with amino-acid sequence MDILYSIYEVLWFALIVLTGIALIEGYFYYHFKFYDRRWFFPVALIGFPLAAAALCRCLGLAADPVKPFLWFLASEALITLFFRHIVKGRNSLAYLLLAPAFIGLALLLVYPFIFEIYLSFHDLKLTTIMQWKNTGLLPFVGLRQYVNVFTTSPLSEVTFWALLGRTLWWTFINVFFHVTGGFALALLLNNHIRFKGFYRTLLVIPWAMPQVVAVLAMRGEFHSQYGFINIMLVKLAAAYPLLARLGVGPVQWLSNYPLTTCTLINIWLGIPFMMVVILGGLQSISSSYYDAADIDGASYLQKLRFITLPLIRPVLMPAVTLGTVWTFNNINVIYLVTGQSGGTERADILVSALYKAAFTYNRYSYSAAFAIVIFAILFFISVFYLKSFDAAKEER; translated from the coding sequence ATGGATATACTCTATTCCATATACGAAGTCCTGTGGTTCGCGCTTATCGTGCTCACCGGTATTGCGCTTATAGAGGGCTATTTCTATTACCATTTCAAATTTTACGACCGGCGTTGGTTCTTCCCGGTCGCGCTTATAGGGTTCCCGCTGGCCGCCGCCGCGCTTTGCCGCTGCCTGGGGCTGGCCGCGGACCCCGTCAAGCCGTTCCTGTGGTTCCTGGCCTCGGAAGCGCTTATAACTCTGTTTTTCCGGCACATAGTTAAGGGCAGGAACTCGCTCGCCTATCTGCTGCTTGCCCCCGCATTCATCGGTCTGGCCCTTCTGCTGGTTTATCCCTTTATTTTTGAGATATATCTTTCTTTCCACGACCTGAAACTTACCACCATTATGCAGTGGAAGAATACCGGCTTACTGCCTTTTGTGGGTCTCAGACAATACGTGAACGTTTTTACCACCTCGCCGCTTTCCGAAGTAACCTTCTGGGCACTTTTGGGGCGCACGCTCTGGTGGACTTTCATCAACGTGTTTTTTCATGTCACCGGCGGGTTCGCGCTGGCGCTTCTGCTTAACAACCATATCCGTTTTAAGGGCTTTTACCGCACGCTGCTCGTTATCCCATGGGCCATGCCCCAGGTGGTGGCGGTGCTGGCCATGCGCGGAGAGTTCCATTCGCAGTACGGGTTCATCAATATTATGCTAGTAAAACTTGCTGCCGCGTATCCTTTGCTGGCCCGTCTGGGCGTCGGGCCCGTACAATGGCTGAGCAATTACCCGCTCACTACCTGCACGCTCATCAATATCTGGCTGGGCATTCCGTTTATGATGGTGGTGATTCTTGGCGGGCTGCAGTCTATTTCCAGTTCCTATTACGACGCCGCCGACATAGACGGGGCCTCCTATTTGCAGAAGCTGCGCTTTATCACACTCCCGCTTATACGCCCGGTGCTTATGCCGGCTGTAACGCTCGGCACGGTCTGGACCTTCAACAACATAAATGTGATCTACCTTGTCACCGGCCAGTCGGGAGGCACCGAGCGGGCCGATATACTGGTTTCGGCTCTGTATAAGGCGGCTTTTACATATAATCGCTACAGTTATTCAGCGGCTTTCGCCATAGTAATTTTCGCCATACTGTTTTTTATCTCTGTGTTCTACCTGAAGTCTTTTGACGCGGCGAAGGAAGAGAGATAA
- a CDS encoding carbohydrate ABC transporter permease: MNKEASAHRRKKTIKFLLVHLAIIAFVVICVYPLLRIFSVSIRPGDKLISTDLSLIPVGATFEAYVRLLKETLFLRWLWNSLLITVATSFIGVSLASTAAYAFSRFKFGGKKGGMILLLSTQMIPAGMLILPLFLMIMKLGLMNTYLGMIIAYSVSSLPFSIWILKGYYDTIPRSLEEAALVDGTSQLGAFYRIILPLSTPALSIAFLFNFTTAWNEYLVARVVLFSAKQYTWTLGLFELQGQYITQWGMFAAGSMLVTIPVLMVFLYSSKWLISGLTLGSVKG; encoded by the coding sequence ATGAACAAAGAAGCTTCGGCCCACAGACGAAAAAAAACTATTAAGTTCCTGCTTGTCCATTTGGCTATCATCGCCTTCGTGGTTATATGCGTTTACCCCCTTTTGCGCATTTTCTCCGTTTCCATACGCCCCGGTGACAAGTTGATATCCACTGATCTTTCGCTCATACCTGTCGGCGCAACCTTTGAGGCCTATGTCCGGCTGCTCAAAGAGACGCTGTTCCTGCGTTGGCTTTGGAATTCGCTCCTCATTACCGTGGCCACCTCGTTTATCGGGGTAAGCCTGGCCTCCACCGCCGCTTACGCTTTCTCCCGGTTTAAGTTCGGCGGGAAAAAGGGCGGCATGATACTGCTGCTCTCCACTCAGATGATCCCCGCCGGCATGCTCATCCTGCCTTTGTTCCTGATGATAATGAAACTCGGGCTTATGAACACTTATCTTGGGATGATCATCGCCTACTCCGTATCCTCGCTGCCGTTCAGTATTTGGATACTCAAAGGTTATTACGATACCATCCCCCGCTCGCTTGAGGAAGCGGCGCTGGTGGACGGTACCAGCCAATTGGGGGCGTTCTACCGCATAATACTCCCGCTTTCAACGCCGGCATTAAGCATCGCTTTTCTTTTCAATTTCACCACTGCCTGGAATGAGTATCTGGTGGCCAGAGTAGTGCTGTTCAGCGCCAAACAGTACACCTGGACCCTGGGGCTTTTTGAACTGCAGGGCCAGTACATAACCCAATGGGGCATGTTCGCGGCGGGTTCCATGCTTGTCACCATACCTGTGCTCATGGTGTTCCTGTATTCGTCCAAGTGGCTGATATCGGGCCTCACGCTCGGCAGTGTAAAAGGATAG
- the ugpC gene encoding sn-glycerol-3-phosphate ABC transporter ATP-binding protein UgpC, with product MAEVKFSKVTKKFNENLILNGVDAEIRDHEFVVIVGPSGCGKTTLLRMLAGLEEITAGDIYIDNVLVNNMHPSKRQIAMVFQDYALYPHMTVEENMSFALRLRKAPKAEIHRRVTEAANILQLTKLLKRMPKQLSGGQRQRVAIGRAIVRKPKVFLFDEPLSNLDAKLREEMRVEIAKLYQRLNATIIYVTHDQVEAMTLAGRIVVMNHGIIQQVGSPIEVYRKPANLFVAGFIGSPTMNFISGRLSMTAGKAVFESEDFSIGVPGFVLSEAEAIDGREVVLGVRPDDVLVGGKATEHCSEKLQAVLEVSELLGHRENLYLKAGQTRLVSIVEAFFNQAPGSAVPFCLNYANMHFFDKLTEKRIG from the coding sequence ATGGCTGAAGTAAAATTTTCCAAAGTCACAAAAAAATTTAACGAGAACCTGATCCTGAACGGGGTGGATGCGGAAATACGCGACCACGAATTTGTGGTTATCGTAGGTCCCTCCGGCTGCGGCAAGACCACGCTTTTGAGAATGCTGGCCGGCCTTGAGGAAATAACCGCCGGAGATATATATATCGATAATGTCCTGGTCAACAATATGCACCCCAGCAAGCGTCAGATAGCCATGGTCTTCCAGGATTACGCCCTTTATCCTCACATGACCGTGGAAGAGAACATGAGTTTCGCGCTGCGCCTCCGGAAGGCTCCAAAAGCTGAAATACACCGGCGCGTCACCGAGGCCGCGAACATCCTCCAGCTGACCAAGCTGCTCAAGAGAATGCCCAAGCAGCTCTCCGGCGGCCAGCGTCAGCGCGTGGCCATAGGCCGGGCAATAGTGCGCAAGCCCAAAGTGTTTCTGTTCGACGAGCCCCTTTCAAATCTGGACGCCAAGCTGCGCGAGGAGATGCGCGTTGAAATAGCCAAGCTTTATCAGCGCCTTAACGCCACCATCATCTATGTCACTCACGACCAGGTGGAAGCCATGACGCTTGCGGGCCGCATTGTGGTAATGAACCACGGAATTATACAGCAGGTGGGCAGCCCCATCGAGGTTTACAGGAAACCGGCGAATTTGTTCGTGGCGGGTTTCATAGGCAGCCCCACTATGAATTTTATAAGCGGCCGCCTGTCAATGACCGCCGGAAAAGCTGTTTTTGAAAGCGAGGATTTTTCAATAGGCGTGCCGGGTTTCGTGCTGAGCGAAGCGGAAGCGATTGACGGCCGGGAAGTAGTGCTTGGCGTGCGCCCGGACGATGTGCTGGTGGGAGGCAAGGCGACCGAACACTGTTCTGAAAAACTCCAGGCGGTGCTTGAGGTAAGCGAATTGCTGGGCCACAGGGAGAATCTTTACTTAAAAGCCGGGCAAACCCGCCTGGTGTCCATAGTTGAGGCGTTCTTCAACCAGGCCCCCGGCAGCGCCGTGCCCTTCTGCCTGAATTACGCCAACATGCATTTTTTTGATAAGCTTACGGAGAAACGCATAGGATAA
- a CDS encoding ferredoxin produces MKAIIDENACIGCGLCSSDCPEVFEMKGEKAVAKGDVPAGKEDSCKTAATNCPVQCIKCE; encoded by the coding sequence ATGAAAGCTATTATTGATGAAAATGCCTGTATAGGCTGCGGCCTTTGCTCCAGCGACTGCCCTGAAGTGTTTGAGATGAAAGGCGAGAAAGCCGTTGCAAAGGGCGATGTCCCGGCCGGCAAGGAAGACTCCTGCAAGACCGCCGCCACTAACTGCCCGGTGCAGTGCATTAAGTGCGAATAG
- a CDS encoding MFS transporter: MISKAESRNPWHFVPTIYFAEGLPYVIVNSVSVILYKNMGVSNARIAFWTSWLYLPWVIKMLWGPMVDMYGTRRKWTVYTQAIMAFCLAAAAMSLGTPHFFTISLAAFAVAAFVSATHDIAVDGFYMLALTKEDQAFFVGIRSMFYRFAMIFGTGFLVYRAGQLQEAFCSVPDSWAIMLLAPALIFLILFIYHRFILPYPSEDIPKAKAEPLTILRSIGTLAAYLLAAGALVWLFNSLSGLWQKLGLAAALTVALVIICRKFIFPYLRRKMAAEGSSFNEAFISYFTQDSIGYIIAFILFYRFAEAMLLKLTSPFLLDASVNGGLGISTSEVGIMYGTAGMIALITGGLLGGWLISRYGFRKCLWPMVFALHVPDVFYLYMSYAQPAKWIAYVLVSAEQFGYGVGLTAFTVYLMMICRGKYKTAHFAISTGIMALGMMVPGMISGKIQESLGYRHFFLTVCLLTIPGILVILKLPIKEDEIMPA; the protein is encoded by the coding sequence ATGATTTCCAAAGCTGAAAGCCGCAATCCCTGGCACTTTGTGCCTACCATCTATTTCGCAGAGGGGCTGCCTTATGTGATAGTAAATTCGGTTTCCGTCATACTCTATAAAAACATGGGCGTTTCAAACGCCCGGATAGCCTTCTGGACCAGCTGGCTCTATCTGCCCTGGGTCATAAAAATGCTCTGGGGGCCCATGGTGGATATGTACGGCACGCGCCGCAAATGGACGGTATATACTCAAGCTATTATGGCTTTCTGCCTTGCGGCCGCCGCCATGTCGCTTGGCACGCCGCATTTTTTCACCATTTCTCTTGCCGCTTTTGCAGTAGCGGCCTTCGTCTCGGCCACCCACGACATAGCCGTGGACGGCTTCTACATGCTCGCGCTTACCAAGGAGGACCAGGCCTTCTTTGTGGGCATACGCTCCATGTTCTATCGCTTCGCCATGATTTTCGGCACCGGGTTCCTGGTATATCGGGCCGGGCAGCTGCAGGAGGCGTTTTGCAGCGTACCGGACAGCTGGGCCATAATGCTGCTGGCGCCCGCCCTTATTTTCCTGATACTTTTTATCTATCACCGCTTTATTCTGCCTTATCCGTCCGAAGACATCCCTAAGGCCAAGGCGGAGCCTTTAACCATCCTGCGCTCAATAGGGACTCTTGCCGCGTACCTGCTTGCGGCAGGAGCCCTGGTATGGCTTTTCAATTCACTCTCGGGCCTCTGGCAGAAACTGGGACTTGCCGCCGCGCTTACCGTCGCGCTGGTAATTATCTGCCGGAAATTTATTTTTCCTTATCTCAGGCGGAAGATGGCGGCCGAGGGAAGTTCTTTCAACGAGGCTTTTATCTCTTACTTCACGCAGGACAGTATCGGCTATATAATCGCCTTTATCCTGTTTTACCGCTTCGCCGAGGCTATGCTTTTAAAACTTACTTCGCCGTTCCTGCTTGACGCGTCCGTAAACGGCGGGCTTGGCATTTCAACTTCCGAAGTAGGCATTATGTACGGAACCGCGGGCATGATAGCGCTTATAACCGGCGGGCTGCTTGGCGGCTGGCTCATTTCACGCTACGGTTTCCGCAAATGCCTGTGGCCCATGGTTTTCGCTCTGCATGTGCCGGATGTATTCTACCTTTACATGTCTTACGCGCAGCCGGCAAAATGGATAGCCTATGTGCTGGTTTCAGCCGAACAGTTCGGCTACGGGGTGGGCTTAACCGCGTTCACCGTCTATCTTATGATGATCTGCAGGGGAAAATATAAGACCGCGCATTTCGCCATTTCTACCGGCATAATGGCTTTGGGGATGATGGTGCCCGGCATGATAAGCGGAAAAATTCAGGAAAGCCTGGGCTACAGGCATTTCTTTCTGACGGTATGCCTGCTCACGATACCGGGAATACTGGTTATTTTAAAGCTTCCGATAAAGGAAGATGAAATAATGCCGGCTTAA
- a CDS encoding putative transporter: MEFFNVLFSPQSVAWSVFAVMVVSAVGLALGNIKISGINLGIAGVLFSGIFFGHFGVDINHDTLEFLRDFGLILFVYSIGTQVGPGFFSSLRKEGVRLNLLASAVVLGGIGITFLISKFFGIDIPTAVGMYAGAVTNTPSLAAAQQTLGGISPEAANSASVGYALAYPGAILGVILTMIIIKRIFRAEAQEDMRYVHEQKAGSSLTNTNIKVENKNLEAIKIKDIPSLSELNVVISRVYHDGQLVIAHDDTVIHLGDVVLAVGSEEHVAKFILVVGSKSDIDLKELPSRIINSRVIVTRKAVIGKTLEEVKLQSQYNVAVTRASRADVEFIVSDKYVLQFADNVVIVGEEVSVAKAAAMLGNSPKDLNHPQLVPAFIGIALGVILGSIPFSVPGLASPIKLGLAGGPLITAICLSYAQTIGPLNWYMPPAGNLMLRELGIVLFLACVGLKSGGKFVETIVHGNGLTIMALAFALTVIPILFIGILAKARYKLNYMSLCGVLSGSMTDPPALAFANAMAPSNLSAMSYATVYPLVMILRIISAQVMVLLFFK; encoded by the coding sequence ATGGAATTCTTCAATGTGCTTTTCTCGCCTCAGTCGGTGGCCTGGTCCGTTTTCGCCGTAATGGTGGTCTCGGCTGTGGGGCTGGCCCTAGGCAATATTAAGATCTCCGGCATAAACCTCGGCATAGCCGGGGTTTTATTTTCCGGCATTTTTTTCGGACATTTCGGAGTCGACATTAATCACGACACGCTGGAATTTCTGCGCGATTTCGGCCTGATACTTTTTGTTTACTCCATAGGCACGCAGGTGGGACCGGGCTTCTTTTCCTCATTGCGCAAAGAAGGCGTGCGGCTTAACCTGCTTGCCTCGGCCGTAGTTCTTGGCGGCATCGGTATAACCTTTTTGATAAGCAAGTTCTTCGGCATAGACATACCCACGGCTGTGGGTATGTACGCGGGCGCCGTTACCAATACGCCTTCTTTGGCCGCGGCCCAGCAGACCCTTGGCGGTATCAGCCCGGAAGCGGCCAACAGCGCGTCGGTGGGCTATGCCCTGGCCTATCCAGGAGCGATACTCGGCGTCATACTCACGATGATAATTATAAAGCGCATTTTCCGCGCCGAGGCGCAGGAAGACATGCGCTATGTCCATGAACAAAAAGCCGGCTCCAGCCTGACCAATACCAATATAAAAGTGGAAAACAAGAATCTGGAAGCCATAAAGATAAAAGACATCCCCTCACTCTCCGAGCTGAATGTCGTAATTTCCCGCGTCTATCACGACGGTCAGCTGGTAATAGCGCACGATGACACCGTCATCCATCTGGGCGATGTGGTGCTGGCCGTGGGCAGTGAAGAGCATGTAGCCAAGTTCATACTGGTGGTGGGGTCAAAAAGCGACATAGACCTTAAAGAACTGCCCAGCCGCATAATAAATTCCCGCGTTATAGTAACCCGCAAGGCGGTCATCGGAAAAACCCTCGAAGAAGTAAAACTGCAATCCCAGTATAATGTGGCGGTCACCCGCGCTTCCCGCGCCGATGTGGAATTTATAGTTTCAGATAAGTACGTGCTGCAATTCGCGGATAACGTTGTTATAGTCGGAGAAGAGGTCTCGGTGGCGAAGGCCGCGGCCATGCTGGGCAATTCCCCGAAGGATCTGAATCACCCGCAGCTTGTCCCGGCTTTCATTGGCATAGCATTGGGCGTTATTCTCGGGTCTATTCCATTCTCAGTGCCCGGCCTTGCTTCACCTATAAAACTGGGGCTTGCCGGCGGGCCGCTTATAACGGCAATATGCCTGAGCTACGCGCAGACTATCGGTCCGCTTAACTGGTACATGCCGCCAGCGGGTAATTTGATGCTGCGTGAGCTGGGTATTGTGCTGTTCCTGGCCTGCGTGGGGTTAAAGTCCGGCGGAAAGTTCGTTGAGACCATAGTCCACGGCAATGGCCTTACCATAATGGCCCTGGCTTTCGCTCTTACGGTTATCCCCATCCTTTTTATCGGGATATTAGCCAAGGCCAGATATAAGCTTAACTATATGTCTCTGTGCGGTGTTTTATCCGGTTCCATGACCGATCCCCCCGCTTTAGCCTTTGCCAACGCTATGGCCCCGTCAAACCTGTCCGCCATGTCGTACGCCACAGTCTACCCGCTTGTAATGATACTGCGCATAATTTCAGCGCAGGTGATGGTGCTGCTTTTTTTTAAGTAG